Proteins co-encoded in one Tautonia rosea genomic window:
- a CDS encoding aldo/keto reductase, producing the protein MKRRTLIGSMVGGLAAGLASRTIQARPAVANRLEAGDIPKRTFGKTGVDLTVIGLAGGRFPIIGNDEEAIALTRRAVELGINYFDTAHIYWDGHSEEIYGAVLPDVRDQVFLTTKSTDRTREGALEELNLSLKRLKTDYVDLWQVHAIRSEEDAEQVFAPGGAIEAFEAAKKAGKCRFIGFTGHSNPAAHLAMLRAYEDWDTILMPLHVADPHYLSFENQVLPLAVERNLGIQGMKNFGNAKLLQRFSVKECLSYVLNLPIHCTAIGCTTLGQLEDDVRIAQSLEDLGDEQMAALRSRAEPLKGPRLEDWKDDVETTASLRDRPRYTGS; encoded by the coding sequence ATGAAACGAAGAACACTCATTGGCAGCATGGTCGGGGGGCTGGCTGCCGGCCTCGCGAGCAGGACGATTCAGGCTCGCCCGGCGGTGGCGAATCGTCTCGAAGCCGGAGACATCCCGAAGCGGACCTTTGGCAAGACCGGGGTCGATCTGACCGTGATCGGCCTGGCCGGCGGGCGATTCCCGATCATCGGTAACGACGAGGAAGCCATCGCGCTGACCCGCCGAGCCGTTGAACTGGGCATCAACTACTTCGACACGGCGCACATCTACTGGGATGGCCATTCCGAAGAGATCTACGGCGCCGTCTTGCCGGACGTCCGCGATCAGGTCTTTCTGACGACCAAGTCGACTGATCGCACTCGCGAGGGAGCACTGGAGGAACTGAACCTCTCGCTGAAGCGTCTGAAGACCGATTACGTCGACCTCTGGCAGGTCCACGCAATCCGGAGCGAGGAGGATGCCGAGCAGGTCTTCGCCCCCGGCGGGGCGATCGAGGCGTTCGAGGCCGCCAAGAAGGCGGGCAAGTGCCGCTTCATCGGCTTCACCGGGCACTCGAACCCGGCGGCCCACCTGGCGATGCTCCGGGCCTATGAGGACTGGGACACGATCCTCATGCCCCTGCACGTGGCCGACCCGCATTACCTCAGCTTTGAGAATCAGGTGCTCCCCCTGGCCGTCGAGCGCAATCTTGGCATTCAGGGGATGAAGAATTTCGGCAACGCCAAGCTCCTCCAGCGCTTCAGCGTGAAGGAGTGCCTGAGCTACGTGCTCAACCTGCCGATCCACTGCACCGCCATCGGCTGCACGACCCTCGGGCAGCTCGAGGACGACGTCCGGATTGCTCAATCGCTGGAAGACCTCGGCGACGAGCAGATGGCCGCCCTGCGGTCACGGGCCGAACCCTTGAAGGGGCCTCGGCTCGAAGACTGGAAGGACGACGTGGAAACGACGGCCAGTCTGCGCGATCGACCGCGATACACCGGGTCCTGA
- a CDS encoding sulfatase-like hydrolase/transferase codes for MTSLGMLGLALMAMFVRSGIGAREAPDRPNVLMILVDDLGFGDLSSFGAPDLQTPNIDALVASGLRFSNAYANCPVCSPTRAALLSGRTPDLVGVPGVIRTHKWNNWGYLDPDVPLLPALLREVGYHTAIVGKWHLGLESPNTPGERGFDHVHGFLGDMMDDYYTHRRHDINYMRLGDTEIDPEGHATDLFSDWAIDYLNSRKDEPNPFFLYLAYNAPHTPIQPPEDWVDRVRRREPGIDEKRARLVALIEHLDDGIGRVFRALDANGQAESTLVVFASDNGGQLDVGARCGPYRGGKGDLYEGGIRIPMAARWPGQITPGSSTDHVTLTMDLMPTVCELAGATIPAGTTGRSLVPLLLGRSLPEDNRALVFVRREGGPRYLGQDYFAIRQGPWKLVQNHPFEPFQLYNLDADPRETQNLIKQEPSKAQLLSQALMMHLQQAGQVPWQRPERPEADGGGSN; via the coding sequence ATGACCAGCCTCGGGATGCTTGGCCTGGCCTTGATGGCCATGTTCGTCCGTTCCGGCATCGGTGCCCGAGAGGCGCCCGACCGGCCGAACGTCCTGATGATCCTGGTCGATGACCTGGGCTTCGGCGATCTTTCCAGCTTCGGGGCCCCGGATCTCCAGACGCCGAACATCGATGCCCTGGTCGCCTCCGGTCTTCGGTTCTCGAACGCCTATGCGAACTGCCCGGTCTGTTCGCCGACGCGAGCAGCGCTGCTCTCGGGCCGGACCCCGGATCTCGTCGGTGTCCCCGGCGTCATCCGGACGCACAAGTGGAACAACTGGGGCTATCTTGATCCCGACGTCCCGCTCCTTCCCGCCTTGCTTCGTGAGGTTGGCTACCACACCGCGATCGTCGGCAAGTGGCACCTCGGCCTCGAATCGCCGAACACCCCCGGCGAACGCGGGTTCGACCACGTCCACGGCTTCCTCGGCGACATGATGGACGACTACTACACCCATCGCCGCCACGACATCAACTACATGCGCCTCGGCGACACCGAGATCGACCCCGAAGGGCACGCCACCGACCTCTTCTCCGACTGGGCGATCGACTACCTGAACTCCCGGAAGGACGAGCCAAACCCCTTCTTCCTCTACCTCGCTTACAACGCGCCTCACACTCCGATCCAACCGCCCGAGGATTGGGTCGATCGCGTCCGCCGTCGCGAGCCGGGGATCGACGAGAAGCGGGCTCGGCTCGTCGCGTTGATCGAGCACCTCGACGACGGGATTGGCCGCGTGTTTCGAGCCCTCGACGCCAACGGCCAGGCGGAATCAACGCTTGTCGTCTTCGCCAGCGACAACGGCGGCCAGCTCGATGTCGGCGCCCGATGCGGTCCGTACCGAGGGGGGAAGGGAGACCTCTACGAAGGCGGCATCCGGATTCCGATGGCCGCCCGCTGGCCCGGTCAGATTACCCCCGGCTCCTCGACCGATCACGTCACCCTGACAATGGACCTGATGCCCACCGTCTGCGAGCTGGCCGGCGCGACCATTCCCGCAGGAACCACCGGCCGATCCCTCGTCCCGTTACTCCTCGGCCGATCGCTGCCCGAGGACAATCGTGCGCTCGTCTTCGTCCGCCGCGAAGGGGGGCCCCGCTACCTCGGCCAGGACTACTTCGCCATTCGCCAGGGACCTTGGAAGCTCGTTCAGAATCACCCCTTCGAGCCGTTCCAGCTCTACAACCTTGATGCAGACCCTCGTGAAACTCAGAACCTGATCAAGCAGGAGCCTTCGAAGGCCCAGCTCCTCTCTCAGGCACTCATGATGCACCTTCAGCAGGCCGGTCAGGTACCCTGGCAACGTCCAGAGCGCCCGGAAGCCGACGGCGGAGGCTCGAACTGA
- a CDS encoding 3'(2'),5'-bisphosphate nucleotidase produces the protein MSHSFEHERAVAAQAVQEAARLCRAVRGSHGPDPVAKGDKSPVTVADFGSQALICATLKAAFPDDPVMAEEDAAELRSPDRAAVRDRVVAEVAALRPGSDADTVLGWIDHGNLTHFAPRFWTLDPIDGTKGFLRGEQYAIALALIVDGRIEVAALACPNLEQSRSTVGPVGAVFLAVRGAGATVLPLDGGDEERSIQTSDRTDPSRARLCESVESGHSAHNESAVVAARLGVTEPPVRLDSQAKYATVASGVADVYLRLPTRADYQEKIWDHAAGALIVTEAGGTVTDIDGNALDFTLGSTLANNRGVVATNGPLHDRVLAALRG, from the coding sequence GTGAGCCATTCTTTTGAACACGAACGAGCGGTCGCCGCCCAGGCCGTTCAGGAAGCCGCCCGGCTGTGCCGAGCTGTCCGAGGTTCCCACGGTCCCGATCCGGTCGCCAAGGGGGACAAGAGCCCCGTGACCGTCGCCGATTTCGGCAGCCAGGCGCTCATCTGCGCAACCCTCAAGGCAGCCTTCCCGGACGATCCGGTCATGGCCGAGGAAGACGCTGCGGAGCTCCGATCGCCCGACCGCGCCGCTGTTCGCGACCGCGTTGTTGCCGAGGTGGCCGCCCTTCGCCCCGGTTCCGATGCCGACACGGTCCTTGGTTGGATCGACCACGGCAACCTTACTCACTTCGCCCCTCGCTTCTGGACGCTCGACCCGATCGACGGCACCAAGGGCTTCCTCCGAGGAGAACAGTACGCCATCGCTTTGGCCCTGATCGTCGATGGACGCATCGAAGTGGCCGCGTTGGCCTGCCCGAATCTGGAACAATCGCGATCGACAGTCGGCCCGGTCGGTGCCGTCTTTCTGGCCGTTCGGGGAGCCGGGGCCACGGTGCTCCCACTTGACGGAGGAGACGAGGAACGTTCGATCCAGACCTCGGACCGAACCGACCCTTCGCGCGCCCGCCTCTGTGAATCGGTGGAATCAGGCCATAGTGCCCACAACGAATCGGCCGTGGTGGCGGCCCGCCTGGGCGTGACCGAGCCCCCGGTCCGGCTCGATAGCCAGGCCAAGTATGCCACGGTGGCCTCCGGCGTGGCTGACGTCTACCTTCGCCTGCCTACCCGTGCCGACTACCAGGAAAAAATCTGGGACCACGCCGCCGGCGCGCTCATCGTCACCGAGGCCGGCGGAACCGTAACCGACATCGACGGCAACGCCCTCGACTTCACCCTCGGCTCGACCCTGGCGAACAACCGCGGCGTCGTCGCCACCAACGGCCCCTTGCATGACCGAGTCCTGGCCGCCTTGCGCGGCTGA
- a CDS encoding ion transporter: MSDPIEWRNSWLERTSAVLSGNGHIAPARLLNAIQEGTRLRRVLHELAIDPIHPRDPEVDVLLERLRDTTTDHLADLQRENPGPNPKLSTLTSKWLRAEQAYLGELLTRPDLEPIRRTALLDRFRRDLTWASELVALVDGNVPVHPAVSAVIELDRLQETILADGTPSLDPIREQLTHRATRLRWSLLDRRVSQLLEGSVPEGTAEELWSRRFLLSRLQAEVEGLPESIPVPPSPDTPDEPSESLPGPRRHVAALIERREALADAAAEQLRSLSAAPRSAAWDELLTDAREEANELLSMLEEVDLAQGVRLLALSREDMLRLRDDCVASGQNGAEEGLDRPTIGHLRRVARRFGRMARTARNEWQEKDLTARMKSKFGPRFPKRLDAIILVLILVLTGLLVVETVIDQSGGMTHRLEAVFAWADLAICAVFLTEFTLKISLATGKLRYLARHFVIDLLPSIPFGFITFALSGPTLIANIQILRLLRVPRLLRFLRVMRPLIRFVRLLIFALRFTDRLVRRYARIFNRNIILFELKPEISDDSRNHHLLHMIRRHFDRRASEHFGMLDESERLALTDAAIEDLESRVSEIPSADWSERVEDQTRDIPIEEVVERLIELTPEELIEQMGQSFVNSVDHYLQLIDLPVIRRLPIIRPVLEHRKQGSAEAVALAANYLGHLMQRTLDVIYYVADLQATVSPPLFLDKLGRTIVSATKRPAIRLLSFGLTFAALYALVYLLVPSGDGVVEAGVDATREVGLLHGFGLRLRAMLGWFADKLGLPVIVIGVVCFVLMQVGGWFRKIANQAAEFCERIVEAQFAAQTKLLKRELKDRDQRFLDERVVLPEIRLRTSDDVSMNAERGLLGVSNLEPTREPWALDAPIQGMELKPSETDFFSTLKLLYQDYLDGSPFHRNDTKASTQLLGNLALRNLSLSNLPYFLRGRRRLDRLDMSRAASSLLGGPYLWFDYITRMIVQETAKLLIDYNRNAVPLDRLASSPEGVRKRYRKWLAARLHRPEDEIPLPEPQGRIPLTERLSPSRSRPEADEFFETVDFTAVDFLIADPERDELIRLRYGDAVASLLQIDRERNLRSAFRSLPLHRAPISQRTINLFHLYESYLAGGRLLILPFRMVWWGFRGLGYIAVRIVNVIREILNPTVSTTPDEPGESYQAAVRKIHRMRKPAFLEALWMRARFDVEYLGLPLPQVPISVGSDSLMEIDLDFIGASRHERVMAERFRNQQHDRIEWLNHFLSEFQWNFDNLPEMLGRDLPHLTDRRGEVIRALVTAWVADHDDVATLGLAVLAMRRVVSYAADSDSDPRQLPEKLPDPPNLSEPLWHRIQDVRRPMDDLLELPCFPRYDAEQRLRITAYLRRHRRAVREWVRVIRGQGGPDPIETLRTRFVEVMLRTDLWSDQILTLRAVQTLTMLDVQHYIELVWNLGGYDRLSPVSQVVDLPFADPELLEEASAR; encoded by the coding sequence TTGAGTGATCCGATTGAGTGGCGGAACTCCTGGCTGGAGCGTACCTCCGCAGTCCTCTCAGGCAACGGTCATATCGCCCCGGCCCGCTTGCTAAACGCGATTCAGGAAGGAACCCGACTCCGCAGGGTTCTTCATGAACTGGCCATCGATCCCATCCATCCGCGAGATCCTGAGGTCGACGTCCTTCTGGAACGGCTTCGGGACACCACGACCGATCACCTGGCCGACCTGCAGCGCGAGAACCCGGGGCCCAATCCGAAGCTCTCGACCCTCACCTCGAAGTGGCTCCGTGCCGAGCAAGCCTATCTCGGAGAGTTGCTCACGCGTCCGGATCTGGAACCCATCCGCCGCACCGCCCTGCTCGACCGATTTCGGAGAGACCTGACCTGGGCATCAGAGCTAGTTGCGTTGGTTGACGGTAACGTGCCGGTGCATCCCGCCGTCTCGGCAGTCATCGAGCTGGATCGGCTGCAAGAAACGATCCTGGCGGATGGGACTCCCTCGCTCGACCCGATCCGTGAACAGCTCACCCATCGAGCGACCCGGCTCCGCTGGTCGCTCCTCGATCGCCGGGTCAGTCAATTGCTTGAGGGGTCCGTTCCGGAGGGAACGGCCGAGGAACTCTGGTCGAGGCGGTTCTTGCTCTCCCGACTTCAGGCGGAGGTCGAGGGTCTTCCCGAGTCCATCCCGGTCCCGCCCTCTCCGGACACGCCCGATGAACCGTCAGAGAGCCTTCCGGGACCGAGACGCCACGTTGCCGCCCTGATCGAGCGTCGAGAGGCGCTGGCCGACGCGGCGGCCGAGCAACTCCGCAGCCTTTCCGCGGCGCCGCGATCGGCCGCCTGGGATGAGCTGTTGACGGACGCTCGCGAAGAGGCCAACGAACTCCTGTCGATGCTCGAGGAGGTGGACCTGGCGCAGGGGGTCCGCTTGTTGGCCCTCTCCCGGGAAGACATGCTCCGGTTGCGAGATGACTGCGTCGCCTCAGGTCAAAACGGAGCCGAGGAAGGGCTTGACCGCCCGACGATCGGCCATCTCCGCCGAGTGGCGAGACGCTTCGGCCGGATGGCCCGAACCGCGCGCAACGAGTGGCAAGAAAAAGACCTGACCGCCCGGATGAAGTCGAAATTCGGGCCGCGCTTCCCGAAACGGCTCGACGCGATCATTCTGGTCCTGATCCTGGTGCTCACCGGGCTGCTCGTCGTGGAGACGGTCATCGACCAGTCGGGGGGGATGACCCATCGGCTCGAAGCCGTCTTTGCCTGGGCCGACCTGGCGATCTGCGCGGTGTTTCTCACTGAGTTCACATTGAAGATCTCGCTGGCCACGGGAAAGTTGAGGTATCTGGCCCGGCATTTCGTGATTGACCTGTTGCCCTCCATTCCGTTCGGGTTCATCACCTTTGCCCTCTCCGGGCCGACCCTGATCGCCAACATCCAGATTCTTCGGTTGCTCCGAGTTCCCCGTCTGCTGCGATTCCTTCGAGTCATGCGGCCGCTGATTCGTTTCGTCCGGCTCTTGATCTTCGCCCTGCGTTTCACCGATCGCCTGGTGAGGCGCTATGCTCGGATCTTCAATCGCAACATTATCTTATTCGAGCTCAAGCCGGAGATCAGCGACGACTCGCGCAATCACCATCTGCTCCACATGATCCGCCGCCATTTTGACCGCAGGGCCTCGGAGCATTTCGGCATGCTCGACGAGTCTGAGCGGCTTGCGTTGACGGATGCGGCCATTGAGGATCTGGAAAGCCGGGTGAGTGAAATTCCTTCGGCCGACTGGTCGGAGCGGGTCGAGGACCAGACGCGCGATATCCCGATTGAGGAGGTTGTCGAGCGGCTCATCGAGCTGACCCCCGAGGAGCTGATCGAGCAGATGGGGCAAAGCTTCGTCAACTCGGTCGATCATTATCTGCAGCTAATTGACCTGCCGGTGATCCGCCGCTTGCCGATCATTCGTCCGGTTCTTGAACACCGCAAGCAGGGATCGGCCGAGGCCGTGGCACTGGCGGCCAACTATCTCGGTCACTTGATGCAACGTACGCTCGACGTGATTTACTACGTGGCCGATTTGCAGGCGACCGTCTCTCCCCCGCTGTTTCTTGACAAGCTTGGGCGAACGATCGTCTCGGCCACGAAACGCCCGGCCATTCGCCTGCTGAGCTTCGGCCTGACCTTCGCGGCACTCTATGCGTTGGTGTACCTGCTGGTTCCCAGTGGCGACGGCGTGGTTGAGGCGGGAGTGGACGCGACCCGGGAGGTTGGTCTCCTGCACGGTTTCGGGTTGCGCCTGCGAGCCATGCTGGGATGGTTCGCAGACAAGCTCGGCTTGCCCGTCATCGTCATCGGGGTCGTCTGCTTTGTCTTGATGCAAGTGGGAGGCTGGTTCCGCAAGATTGCCAACCAGGCCGCCGAGTTCTGCGAGCGGATTGTCGAGGCTCAGTTTGCCGCGCAGACGAAGCTGCTCAAGCGCGAATTGAAGGACCGCGATCAACGGTTTCTGGACGAGCGCGTGGTCCTTCCCGAGATTCGCTTGAGGACTTCTGATGATGTGTCGATGAACGCCGAGCGCGGTCTGCTCGGTGTCTCGAACCTTGAGCCGACCCGAGAGCCCTGGGCCCTCGATGCCCCGATCCAGGGGATGGAGTTGAAGCCCTCGGAAACGGATTTCTTCTCGACGCTCAAACTGCTGTATCAAGATTACCTGGATGGATCGCCGTTTCACCGCAACGACACGAAGGCCTCGACCCAGCTACTGGGCAACCTGGCGTTGCGAAACCTGAGTCTGAGCAATCTGCCGTACTTCCTTCGAGGGCGTCGGCGGCTCGATCGGCTCGACATGAGTCGTGCGGCGTCGAGCTTGCTCGGCGGGCCGTATCTCTGGTTCGACTACATCACGCGGATGATCGTGCAGGAGACGGCTAAGCTGCTGATCGACTACAACCGCAACGCCGTGCCGCTCGACCGTCTGGCCAGCAGTCCCGAGGGGGTTCGCAAGCGCTACCGGAAGTGGTTGGCCGCTCGGCTTCATCGGCCAGAAGATGAGATCCCTCTGCCGGAGCCGCAGGGACGCATTCCTCTCACGGAACGACTGTCACCGAGCCGGAGTCGACCGGAGGCGGATGAGTTCTTCGAAACCGTCGATTTCACGGCGGTCGACTTTCTGATTGCCGACCCGGAGCGTGACGAGCTGATCCGGCTTCGCTACGGAGACGCGGTTGCTTCGTTATTGCAGATCGATCGCGAGCGGAACCTCCGGAGTGCGTTCCGGAGCTTGCCCTTACACCGCGCCCCGATCTCGCAGCGGACGATCAACCTGTTCCACCTTTATGAATCGTACCTGGCGGGTGGTCGCCTGCTGATCCTGCCGTTCCGGATGGTCTGGTGGGGGTTCCGAGGTCTCGGTTACATCGCCGTTCGGATCGTGAACGTGATTCGGGAGATCCTGAACCCGACCGTCTCGACGACCCCTGACGAGCCGGGAGAATCGTATCAGGCGGCCGTTCGGAAAATTCACCGGATGCGCAAGCCAGCGTTTCTCGAAGCGCTCTGGATGCGAGCACGGTTCGATGTTGAATATCTGGGCTTGCCCCTGCCGCAGGTGCCGATCAGCGTCGGAAGCGATTCACTCATGGAGATCGACCTCGACTTCATCGGGGCCTCTCGGCACGAGCGGGTCATGGCCGAGCGGTTCCGCAACCAGCAGCACGATCGGATTGAGTGGCTCAACCACTTCCTTTCCGAATTTCAGTGGAATTTCGACAATTTGCCCGAGATGCTCGGACGGGATCTTCCCCATCTGACGGATCGGCGTGGTGAGGTGATCCGAGCGCTTGTCACCGCCTGGGTTGCCGACCATGACGATGTGGCCACGCTCGGTCTCGCGGTGCTTGCAATGCGGAGAGTGGTGAGTTATGCCGCCGATTCCGATTCAGATCCGCGACAGCTTCCCGAGAAACTTCCCGACCCTCCCAACCTGAGTGAGCCGCTCTGGCATCGAATTCAGGATGTGCGACGACCGATGGACGACCTGCTCGAACTGCCTTGCTTCCCAAGGTACGACGCGGAGCAACGGTTGCGGATTACCGCCTACCTGCGACGCCACCGACGCGCGGTCCGCGAATGGGTCAGGGTAATCCGGGGCCAGGGAGGTCCAGATCCGATCGAGACGCTCCGGACTCGATTCGTCGAGGTAATGCTCCGAACCGATCTGTGGAGCGACCAGATCCTTACGCTCCGGGCCGTCCAGACCCTGACGATGCTCGACGTGCAGCATTACATCGAGCTGGTCTGGAACCTTGGCGGCTATGACCGGCTCTCGCCGGTGTCTCAGGTGGTTGATCTGCCGTTTGCGGATCCGGAACTGCTTGAAGAAGCCTCGGCACGCTGA